A region from the Triticum urartu cultivar G1812 chromosome 1, Tu2.1, whole genome shotgun sequence genome encodes:
- the LOC125537135 gene encoding bZIP transcription factor RISBZ2-like, translating to MEPVFFSLEEAMPEPDSNPCRTASPPLEAHVLAGGLGGVGAGKVVGGGATNECATEWCFHESVDEPWLLNVPTAPVANPEASTLYPNPTAEGSRKRPYDVHEMVGAVEVIPTPPAASPEVDPVAYNAMLRRKLDAHLAAVAMLRNTQGICRQSSHDNGASQNPDSIQGSENHTEDVSVHQLSSSSLEPSPSDGDMEGEAQTTGTMHISAEKANKRKESNRDSARRSRSRKAAHTKELEEQVSLLRVANNSLIRHLADVSQRYINISIDNRVLKANVETLEAKVKMAEETMKRVTCTNNFPQAISGTSLRIPFSGSPLDGICDNPLPTQNTSLSYLPTTTTDFAVKNNYIPEPAPAFQIHDQMSSLHMQPMSCLDHHPQMMHIGIPTSTPTPQRESTTLDSNEIVTMMM from the exons ATGGAGCCCGTGTTCTTCTCACTGGAGGAGGCGATGCCCGAGCCCGACTCTAACCCCTGCCGGACCGCGTCGCCGCCCCTGGAGGCACACGTGCTCGCCGGAGGACTCGGAGGAGTGGGCGCCGGCAAGGTCGTCGGCGGTGGCGCGACGAACGAGTGCGCGACAGAATGGTGCTTCCACGAGTCCGTGGACGAGCCGTGGCTGCTCAACGTCCCCACCGCGCCAGTGGCGAACCCCGAAGCTTCGACGCTTTACCCTAATCCCACGGCCGAGGGGAGCCGCAAGAGGCCGTACGACGTCCATGAGATGGTGGGCGCGGTGGAGGTCATCCCCACGCCGCCTGCGGCGAGCCCGGAGGTGGACCCCGTGGCGTACAACGCGATGCTGAGACGGAAGTTGGACGCGCATCTCGCCGCCGTCGCCATGTTGAGG AACACTCAGGGAATTTGCCGACAAAGCTCCCATGACAATGGAGCATCGCAAAATCCAGATTCCATCCAAGGCTCAGAAAACCACACCGAAG ATGTCAGTGTGCATCAACTTAGCTCTTCCTCATTGGAGCCATCACCATCAGATGGTGATATGGAAGGGGAGGCACAAACAACTGGAACTATGCATATTAGTGCAGAGAAAGCGAATAAGAG GAAAGAATCTAACAGGGATTCGGCGAGACGCTCAAGGAGTAGAAAAGCAGCTCATACGAAGGAACTAGAGGAGCAG GTCTCACTATTAAGAGTCGCAAATAACTCTTTGATAAGACATCTTGCAGATGTAAGTCAGAGATACATTAATATCTCTATTGACAATAGGGTACTCAAGGCAAATGTTGAAACCCTAGAAGCAAAG GTAAAGATGGCCGAGGAAACTATGAAGAGGGTTACATGCACCAACAATTTTCCTCAAGCAATATCTGGCACATCTCTCAGGATTCCTTTCAGTGGCTCCCCATTGGATGGTATCTGTGATAATCCATTGCCAACCCAGAACACCTCACTTAGCTACCTCCCCACTACAACAACAGATTTTGCTGTGAAAAACAACTACATCCCCGAGCCAGCTCCAGCGTTCCAGATCCATGATCAAATGTCTTCGCTACATATGCAACCTATGTCATGCCTGGATCATCACCCGCAAATGATGCACATAGGTATTCCTACATCGACACCTACTCCGCAACGGGAATCTACTACGTTGGATTCAAATGAAATAGTCACCATGATGATGTAG